The following are encoded together in the Triticum dicoccoides isolate Atlit2015 ecotype Zavitan chromosome 6B, WEW_v2.0, whole genome shotgun sequence genome:
- the LOC119320455 gene encoding 60 kDa jasmonate-induced protein-like isoform X1: MHPRRVLKHAHPHLLFRALNTVTASDRNTGYLPGSAMAQEVVTFNVLSDSYATFISTLRNKLPGPNADMVGEKKGKQRPVLAKQTGADKPPPRWIHVELKGKGGAAPKVAIRSDNVYIFAFTNAGGKWFKLTKGKTSVLPDATPLGFDGHYTTLCRRRHQLVHLEAWQVHHIGSSRRPLEPQ; this comes from the exons ATGCATCCACGACGCGTACTTAAGCACGCACACCCCCACTTGCTATTTCGTGCACTCAACACCGTAACGGCCAGCGATCGCAACACTGGTTATCTACCCG GCTCTGCCATGGCTCAAGAAGTAGTGACGTTCAACGTCTTGTCGGACTCGTACGCGACGTTCATCTCGACTCTACGTAACAAGTTGCCCGGCCCTAATGCAGACATGGTGGGCGAGAAGAAGGGGAAACAGCGGCCTGTGCTCGCCAAGCAGACCGGCGCCGACAAGCCGCCGCCGAGATGGATCCACGTCGAGCTGAAAGGCAAGGGCGGCGCGGCGCCCAAGGTGGCCATCCGCAGCGACAACGTCTACATCTTCGCCTTCACCAATGCCGGTGGGaaatggttcaagctcaccaagggCAAAACGAGTGTCCTTCCGGACGCCACGCCGCTGGGCTTTGACGGCCACTACACCACACTCTGTCGGCGGCGCCACCAACTTGTCCACCTTGAAGCTTGGCAAGTACACCACATCGGAAGCAGCCGGCGCCCTCTGGAACCACAATAA
- the LOC119320455 gene encoding 60 kDa jasmonate-induced protein-like isoform X2: MHPRRVLKHAHPHLLFRALNTVTASDRNTGSAMAQEVVTFNVLSDSYATFISTLRNKLPGPNADMVGEKKGKQRPVLAKQTGADKPPPRWIHVELKGKGGAAPKVAIRSDNVYIFAFTNAGGKWFKLTKGKTSVLPDATPLGFDGHYTTLCRRRHQLVHLEAWQVHHIGSSRRPLEPQ; this comes from the exons ATGCATCCACGACGCGTACTTAAGCACGCACACCCCCACTTGCTATTTCGTGCACTCAACACCGTAACGGCCAGCGATCGCAACACTG GCTCTGCCATGGCTCAAGAAGTAGTGACGTTCAACGTCTTGTCGGACTCGTACGCGACGTTCATCTCGACTCTACGTAACAAGTTGCCCGGCCCTAATGCAGACATGGTGGGCGAGAAGAAGGGGAAACAGCGGCCTGTGCTCGCCAAGCAGACCGGCGCCGACAAGCCGCCGCCGAGATGGATCCACGTCGAGCTGAAAGGCAAGGGCGGCGCGGCGCCCAAGGTGGCCATCCGCAGCGACAACGTCTACATCTTCGCCTTCACCAATGCCGGTGGGaaatggttcaagctcaccaagggCAAAACGAGTGTCCTTCCGGACGCCACGCCGCTGGGCTTTGACGGCCACTACACCACACTCTGTCGGCGGCGCCACCAACTTGTCCACCTTGAAGCTTGGCAAGTACACCACATCGGAAGCAGCCGGCGCCCTCTGGAACCACAATAA